The nucleotide sequence TGGTGATGGTCGGCGATGGCGTCAATGACGCCCCCGCCCTGGCCACCGCGGACATCGGCGCGGCCATGGGCGCGGCCGGCTCGGCTGTGGCCGTGGAGACCGCCGACATCGCGCTGATGGGCGACAACCTGCTGAAGCTGCCCGAAGCGATCGGGCTGGCCAAGCGCACCGTGGCCGTGATGCATCAGAACATCACCGTCGCCCTGATCACCGTGGTGCTGTTGTTGGCCGGGGTCTTCGCCGGCGGGGTCACGATGTCGATCGGGATGCTCGTCCACGAGGCTTCTGTGCTCGTCGTGATCGCCAACGCCATGCGGCTGCTGCGCCGCGCCCAGGACACCACCCCCGCGACGGGCACCACACCGGCCGCCCCGGCCACAGACCGGGTGACATCCCGGTCCTAGGACACCACCGTGGCGGGCGGCCCCACACCAGGACCGCCCGCCACGGGGCGGAACGCACCACCAGTCCTGCCCGGCCCCGGGCGGAGAGACCACCATCACTGCAGGAGGAGCATCATGAGCGCGCAAGAGCACTTCATCATCGAGGGCAACATTGAGCACTTCACCATCGCCGACATCGCTGGCAGCAACCCCGACTTCCGCCAGGTGCTGTGGACCGGCCAACACGCTCAGATCGTTGTCATGACCATCCCTACCGGTGGTGAGATCGGCGAGGAGGTCCACGAGCACACCGATCAGATCCTCACCTTCGTCGCCGGCACCGGGGAAGCCGACCTGAACGGGCACACGCATCCGATCGAGGCCGGTGACCAGTGCGCGGTCCCGGCCGGGGCCCGGCACAACTTCCGCAACACCGGGGATGAGCCCCTGGTGCTCTACACCGTCTACAGCCCGCCCGAGCACGCCGCCGAGGCCGCCTACGCCACCAAGGAGGAGGCGGACGCGGCCGAGGCCACCGGCCGGGACGAACCCCCGACCGGTTGAGCCCGCACTCATCCACACCCTCTAGAGAAGAAACGAGGAAGACGATGTCCACGGTCTACGTGTTCACCGATTTCGGCGGTCCTGAGACCCAACAGCTCCTCGATCGGCCCGCCCCGCAGCCTGGCCCGGGCGAGCTGGCCGTGGAGGTTCGGGCCGCCGGGGTGAATCCTGTCGACTGGAAGATCCGCTCCGGGGTACTGGGGCGGGACCGGGAGTTGCCGGCCCCGATGGGCCGGGAGGTCTCCGGCGTCGTGACCGATCTCGGGGAAGGCGTAAAGGGTTTCGCGGTCGGCGACGAGATCCTCGGCCCCGTCGCTCCGGGTCACGGCGGGTTCGCCGAGCACACCCTCGTGCGGGCGGCCGAGGCGGTCGCCAAGCCCGAGGAGATCTCCTTCGCCGACGCCGCCACCATCCCGGTGGCTGCGGCCACCGCCTATGACGCCACCCACCAGTTCGAACTCGAACCCGGCCAGAGATTGCTGATTCTTGGCGCCGGCGGCGGGGTGGGACTGATGGCCGCCCAAATTGGGCGCGTCCACCAGTTCACCGTCATCGGCGTCGCCAGCCAGTCCAAGCGCAAGATCGTCGAATGCACCGGGGCGACCTTCGTCCCCTCCGGGGAAGGAGCTGCTGACCGCGTCCGCGAGGTCGCCCCCGAGGGGGTGGACCTTGTCGTCGACCTCGTCGGGGGTGAGGCCCTGGGCGAGGTCGCCGGCCTGGTTACCGATCCGGCCAGGATCATCTCGGCGGCCGACGCCACGACCGCCACAGAACTGGGCGGGGCGGCACTGGAACGCACCGAGGAGGCGATGGAAAAGATCACCGAGGTCATCGAATACGGACTCGTCGATCCCCACGTCACCGCCTGCTATCCCCTGGCAGAAGCAGGACGGGCGATCGCCGAGGTCGAGGCCGGTCACGCCACCGGCAAGATCGTCATCGAACCCACCCCCGTGTGCTGATCATGGGCACGCCCGGAGCCTCATGCGGTGAGAACAAGGGCGCCGGTGTGGCGGCCCCAGCCCATTGACGGGGGCCGTCACACCGGCACCTGTCGACTCATCTTGAGGCGGGGCGCGAGAGAGCGGATCCAGCCCACAGAAGGAACATCCCATGTGCCAGAAGACCAGTCCGACCACGAGCCCCCGCATCGCCACGGCGACGCGCACCAGCGTCGAAACCGTCCAGCTCCAGCAGCTGATCAAGAACGCGGAAACAGCCGCCGCCCAGTACGAACGGAACGAAGCGAAGATCGAGCAGTGGGGACTCGATTCCTTCCCCGCCTCCGACCCGCCCCAGAACTACTAAACCCCAGGGGTTGGCTGCTCGGGCGTCCCGACAAGCGACGCGTGCTCGGCCCCGGCCGGGGAGAGGCTGATTCCTCCACCCCGACACGGGGTCGGTGTTCCCGCCGGAGCGGTGGGTGTCACCGCAGGCGCAGCGGAGCGGTGGCGAACCCACCCACGGGCGGCAACTCGCGTTCCCGGGGCCGGTCCGGATCGGGCTCGATCACGGCCGTCGCCGCCAGGGCGGCGCGGGTCAGTACTCGCAGCTCGAGGGTCGCCAGCGGCCTGCCAGGGCACACGTGCTTGCCGATCCCGTACACCAGGTTGTACGGGGCGTTGCCGACCGGGTCGAACGCGTCCGGGTCAGCGAAGATCCGCGGGTCGCGGTTGGCGGCGGTCCAGTTCAGGAGCACCCGGTCGCCGGCGGCCAGCTCTCGACCACCGACTGTGACGGGTTCCGTCGTGATGCGGCGGTTGGCGACGAACGGGTCATCGATCCGCAGGATCTCATCGAGGATCGCGTCGAACTCCCGGTCGGACACCCCCGAGCGCAGCCGGGCCTGCAACTCGGGTTGATCGGCCAGATAAGTCAGTACCACGCCGGTGCACAACGCCATCGACCCCAAGTCACCGCCGGTCCAGTTGCGCAGGATCGAGACGATCTCATCGTCGCTGAGCTCCCGCCCATCAACCTGGGCACGCACAAGCTCAGTGGTCACGTCATCGGGCGCACCGTCGCCGGCCTCGCGGCGGACGTCGGTCAAGGATCGGATGATGGCGTCGAAGCGCTGGGCGACCTCAGTGGTGCGGGAACGGTCCCGGGAGCGGGTGGCGGCATGGTTGTCCTGCATCCACTGCAGCAGATCCTCCTCCAGGCCTGCAGGCCACCCCAGCCAGGCCGTCTGTGCGCGCACGGCGAAGCGGGAGCCGACCGCCACGGCGTCGATCGGGCCGGGGACCTCGAGCTGGCCCACCAGGTCGGTGGCGACCCGCTGCACCACCGGCTCCAGGGCGCTCATCCGCTCAGGGGTGAAGAACCGCTCCACGAGGGCGCGGAAGGCCGTGTGGGTAGGGCCGTCAAGACCGTTGGGCACCTGGAGGTAGCGGGAGACTGCGTTGGAGAAGCTCTCGTGGTCCAGCGCGGCGGCAGTGACGTCAGCGTGGGTGAACAACGTCCAAGCACCACTGGCATCGCGGGCCACGGGACAGCGTGAGCGCAGCTTGTCGTAGGCGGCCACAGGATCGCGACGGAACTGCGGGCCCCGCGGGTTCCAATCGGACCGGACGGGATCCGTGGCCGGTCCCGGTGCCGTGGCGGGTCCGGCCAGCGGGGGTGCGTGGGGGATGGCGTCATCGGCCGAGGGATGGCCTGTCATGTGTGTCCTGTCGTGGGTGGCCGTCAGCGCGGTGCGCGGGGACCTCCGCGCCGGCGGTGGGGGCAGTTGGTGGTGGTGTTCAGGGGTGGGTTCGTTCGTCGACTTTCCCGCCGTTGCGTACGGTGAGGGCGAGCAGCAGGGACAGGATCGCGAAGCCGGCCAGCAGGGTCAGGCCCACGAAGTAGCTGTTGTGCTCGGCGTTGTAGGTGGCGCCCATGACCAGCGGCGGGAAGTATCCGCCCAGGCCGCCGGCGGCGGCGATGATGCCGCCGATGGTGCCGACGTCCTTGGCCGGGGCGGCTCGGCCGACCCAGCCGAAGACACCGCCGGTGCCCAGGCCGAGGAAGAGTGCCATGAGCAGGAAGGTGGGGCCGTAGACGCGTTCCTGACCGGGTTGGAAGGCTACGACCATGGCGAGCACGGCGGTGCCGGACAGAGCGGTCAGGGTCACCGTCTTCGGCCCGATCTTGTCGGCCAGGATCCCGCCGATGGGTCGGGCGATGACGGCGGCCAGGGCGAAGCCGGCGGTGCGGGTGCCGGCGGCGGTGGCGTCGAAGTCGTAGACGTTGTCGAGGTAGGTCGGCAGGTAGTTGGAGAACGCGACGAACGCCCCGAAGACGACCCCGTAGAGGAAGCACAGTTGCCAGGTGACTTTCAGCGTGAACGCGTGTTTGATCTTCGGTAGGACCGGCTCGGGGGCCTTGGCCCCGTGCACGGGAGAGTCCCGTAGCAGCGCCCAGCACAGCACAGCCATGACTCCCACGATCACCGCGATCAGGACGTGGGCGCCCAGGTATCCGATCCCGGTCACCAGGCGGGGGGTGAGGAACGCGGAGACGGCGGTGCCGACCATACCGGCGCCGAAGACCCCGGTGGCGAAGCCCTTGCGGTGGGATTCGTACCACCCCGAGCAGAACGGGACGCCCACGGCGAAGACGGTACCGGCGATGCCGAGGAAGAACGCCACGGCCACGAGCAGTCCGAAGCTGCCCAGCTGCCCGACGAGCCCGGTGACGAGCACCAGGGGAGCGGTGATGCCCAGGATGACGGTGAACATCACCCGCCCGCCGTAGCGGTCGGTCAACGCGCCAACGGGCACCCGGCAGACGGCGCCGACGAGG is from Kocuria rosea and encodes:
- a CDS encoding cupin domain-containing protein codes for the protein MSAQEHFIIEGNIEHFTIADIAGSNPDFRQVLWTGQHAQIVVMTIPTGGEIGEEVHEHTDQILTFVAGTGEADLNGHTHPIEAGDQCAVPAGARHNFRNTGDEPLVLYTVYSPPEHAAEAAYATKEEADAAEATGRDEPPTG
- a CDS encoding NADP-dependent oxidoreductase, which encodes MSTVYVFTDFGGPETQQLLDRPAPQPGPGELAVEVRAAGVNPVDWKIRSGVLGRDRELPAPMGREVSGVVTDLGEGVKGFAVGDEILGPVAPGHGGFAEHTLVRAAEAVAKPEEISFADAATIPVAAATAYDATHQFELEPGQRLLILGAGGGVGLMAAQIGRVHQFTVIGVASQSKRKIVECTGATFVPSGEGAADRVREVAPEGVDLVVDLVGGEALGEVAGLVTDPARIISAADATTATELGGAALERTEEAMEKITEVIEYGLVDPHVTACYPLAEAGRAIAEVEAGHATGKIVIEPTPVC
- a CDS encoding cytochrome P450; this translates as MAAYDKLRSRCPVARDASGAWTLFTHADVTAAALDHESFSNAVSRYLQVPNGLDGPTHTAFRALVERFFTPERMSALEPVVQRVATDLVGQLEVPGPIDAVAVGSRFAVRAQTAWLGWPAGLEEDLLQWMQDNHAATRSRDRSRTTEVAQRFDAIIRSLTDVRREAGDGAPDDVTTELVRAQVDGRELSDDEIVSILRNWTGGDLGSMALCTGVVLTYLADQPELQARLRSGVSDREFDAILDEILRIDDPFVANRRITTEPVTVGGRELAAGDRVLLNWTAANRDPRIFADPDAFDPVGNAPYNLVYGIGKHVCPGRPLATLELRVLTRAALAATAVIEPDPDRPRERELPPVGGFATAPLRLR
- a CDS encoding MFS transporter; protein product: MSSTSPATSSGTTAPDLKAGQLRNLLLATLASAVGFWAWTIVGPLAKRYAQQMDLDATQTSVLVAMPILVGAVCRVPVGALTDRYGGRVMFTVILGITAPLVLVTGLVGQLGSFGLLVAVAFFLGIAGTVFAVGVPFCSGWYESHRKGFATGVFGAGMVGTAVSAFLTPRLVTGIGYLGAHVLIAVIVGVMAVLCWALLRDSPVHGAKAPEPVLPKIKHAFTLKVTWQLCFLYGVVFGAFVAFSNYLPTYLDNVYDFDATAAGTRTAGFALAAVIARPIGGILADKIGPKTVTLTALSGTAVLAMVVAFQPGQERVYGPTFLLMALFLGLGTGGVFGWVGRAAPAKDVGTIGGIIAAAGGLGGYFPPLVMGATYNAEHNSYFVGLTLLAGFAILSLLLALTVRNGGKVDERTHP